The proteins below are encoded in one region of Acetobacteroides hydrogenigenes:
- a CDS encoding T9SS type B sorting domain-containing protein, with translation MRNFYVFARIALFCIAWLVGFEGLAQSRYWVGGSGNWSDTRHWSYQSGGQGGASIPAATDVVVVDKNSFKSEGTIVLEHDVVLSGLIWSDDVAQSGFEGNYEISINGVLNFGTAKSWDGTLVLSSAKNSYVSFPSTTIRANVIFESQASYNFITGINTLGRLEVKGDKVDFMKHIIKAKPLVVSSSTVKATAKSGFLKATQSDGGVYKVNITVDNPKCPGGSDGKATVTSVENGTAPYKYQWKDATYVDIPGETSASISGLSQGFYIVKITDSSTPTPKVDLVKVGVQDPNPLTFDNFTVIEPTCNGSSTGILNSSLVGGTPQYTYSLDNGTNFTTETVPGLAIAGLAAGTYNLVIKDKNLCVYNYPNNPIVINQPDAINITTSKTDVTGCFGNSNGTLTITASGGTAASPLEYSIDGAAFGIQSSFTNLLAKTYTVAVRRANDHSCVSTADVIINQPAQLSATVVANPVSGCSATPDGQIIISAAAGGSGVFEYSIDGGGNWSTSGSFTGLTAATYNVQIRDANNPTCIRILDAALQVTAKPELTATVSSTNATCKGSNNGSINITTPQGGSGVYEYSITGTWVANGAFTNLAPATYTVKLRDKNNPTCSKTIATITITEPVGLSGTIAKVDVTGCSNASNGSITINAAAGGSGQYEFSIDGTTWVSTSSFTNLIAKTYAVSMRDKQAPACVKPLGSVTLLSPAPLVSTFTKVDVTGCAGNNNGSITFTGTTGGGGVYDFSINNGATWQQSGSFLSLVAGSYTLVVRDRLAPTCTAAVGSANIIEPVTLAATVTTGNIACAGTSTGTITVSAATGGSGTFEYSKDNGATWQASGSFTNLPAATYQVVIRDAGNKTCAKVLGSYTISQAAAITATVSVVNVTGCFGSLNGSLNITNPQGGSGGYEYSKDNTTWVTSGSFTNLAAGSYTLYIRDVANKTCSVKLGDYTVTQPANISINSVVPVDPKCFGDSNGSITVNATGGTAPLTYSIGGLFQSQNLFSNLAAGSFTVTVKDNAGCTKQSDVTLNAPQKIVPTATKTDVTCAGPNTGQIAITGVTGGIAPYQYSIQGGATGTYFSTTTFSNLAAGTYNVRVKDANGCESDIISLVVKGAVTLDAVAVPVDVRPCNGDKSGAINLTINSGTAPYQYNIGAGNKPLVGTSIIGLGAGNYNLTITDGAGCVKNLGVVVISEPSPIQITGITPANVTGCATTPNGSIFIAAGAGADQLSYSVDNGVTYVTTNNITGLGAGTYHVKVKNNYGCVVDGGSVTITAPNPLTIDLNATTATNVKCNGDATGAIVVVATGGTAPLTYSIGGAYQADNKFNSLQANTYTVSVKDNSGCLQTAPVTVTQPNLIKPNLQVFNVSCNGLADGRILVAPTGGVPNYTVTLNPTATFVSGAFNGLTANTYTVTVKDANNCLVTEQASITQPAPISITSNKFTNPTCTAAGTITVTATGGTNPLKFSLMQGGAAIATNATGAFTNVSAGSYTVEVTDANNCTKAVTPAMALTSPSTIKFSNIAASAITCNGGTSNISLTVSGIVGTPTVTFTKGGVAVIPAPTVTKVGADYTVAANNLTGGAYIITVTDSNDPTCSQSQSIDIVEPTALVLGAPTVVPPTSGNNGSISIIASGGTQPYTYTLNPGGVNNTTGIFSGLAAGAYTIAVADKNGCAAAPVNVVLSNLSATLAVKNVSCYGAKNGEITVDILGGVAPYSVKVTGPNSYNQTFVVATLQQVVTGLDKGAYSVVVTDNNGTSVTKTATLTEPAALTMALQNGTVSLCAGATTGKIDVAINGGTAPYTITWVGDNAGTPVLGGTLVGQSITDLVAAHYVVTVTDANGCAQTAEHTIAGNPVLNLTVTSTNPQCGNPTSGTITLTAAGGNGVYSYTSDGVTFNNTTGAYTGLTAGTYKVAVKDGLGCQSSTQDVTLTAPTAINIVSVDKTDTKCSIGGTVTVVAAGGSGVLTYKLLRAGSKVLVTSNTTGQFVDVALGNYIVEVTDGGTCPATWPNTISIVSGGGTTNIKVITYTVNNIKCFGDKGSASISVTGVQGTLSCVFVDRKTGITLTEGVDYLFKATAGANPGDYLIEVSGFNAGSYNMFISDDNACPQKFPFGISAPTKLVFDSLTKVDPASKTSANGSITAVVSGGMALYTYSLEGTAIKNTTGIFTGLNPGKYRVVVEDKNHCLATSDEIELVALSNLNIDDIIITSPKCHAETNGSIDIYASGGTGAMKYSIDGGATFQNEQLFSNLKAGVYEVVVEDAAGVRVTQQVTLADPDPIVVKVVRIKTPSADGATDGSIVVIATGGTGLYSYSLVNENTGQELSNATTGSVEVNFNKLPSGTYRIIATDENGCIGEVGPIALEELSLDVTVTDVACNNAALGKLDISVVGGVGPFKLTWQPKGGELKGPFDLAERTYAIPDLAAGDYVLSISDATNSVYTTTITVKSPVTAAVRVTKVPLNKEDATGEISVTPSGGSGTYKVTLTSVETGTEYAGVGASPVLFSKLLLGSYKVVVTDVLNGCTYEETVVIGTLGVEAKGISGNCNNPKGSIEVTVTGGVKPYTVTYTRKGDVAQLGMDLDADLDGKVVFADVDPGDYTVKVVDASNVERTIDVTVSAYTAPTISLVAKCFMNNDYYIEIAVPEGLKDYTVKCTDADGVEYNSYDPVTHRITKLQPNKTYSIRVIDAVGCASDVLTVEIATLPEMKVEDPSIANVLCHGGATGKVELKATGGTEPLKYSLTLADNLAAETFQDSPVFDGLLAGKYVARTVDAAGCYFKAEVEISQPTELVFALDAGNSSTSLWCAANAEGKLAFNVADASPGYTISLYDAGNNLVGEPKNLDAAGNGAFEALRVGNYKLVAIDKNGCEKAVEQAIDGKHIVVDYSTSPSECRRFVNPDDAKTSGGVFTLKSISGEFDAASTYYFKKGANLLSEPVEPTAMPGQDGYYTFEAGKPRTISQLQGVGYSIFVKVVDPLKGTCEEEVPFKVGVKPQNDFTAIADPDKTVCINTTLDFNAQIKGNTDESKYEFENGVIKQDNNFNPVPKRYFGEWTNVENSKLDVEYTDGVLTGFTKAEKLSPDKVMTKAPYKLLHPYIFRVISHDNRCYDVDTAKVSVHPYSSPYFSGPLVKEVEGVGYFMRMPYGATQSLQLKYGASGFSPALVWNPAESEWLDVDADDNTKITINDKFGEEASLIATVSYKVNETETCEEYAGLKIVPMSTIYPPNAFTPNGDGYNDTWRVIYDEEMVEYPNLEVEIYNRWGSLVYHSKPYKNDWNGKHNGKDLPVGTYYYVIKLHKGKLPNISGSVSIIR, from the coding sequence ATGAGGAACTTCTATGTATTTGCCAGAATAGCATTGTTTTGCATTGCTTGGCTTGTGGGGTTTGAGGGTTTAGCACAGTCTCGCTATTGGGTTGGCGGATCAGGGAATTGGTCGGATACTAGACACTGGTCCTATCAGTCAGGAGGGCAAGGCGGAGCTTCAATTCCAGCAGCAACCGATGTAGTTGTCGTTGATAAGAATTCATTTAAATCGGAAGGAACTATAGTTCTTGAACATGATGTTGTGCTCTCTGGCCTAATTTGGTCTGATGATGTTGCACAGTCAGGCTTCGAGGGTAATTATGAGATTTCCATAAATGGAGTTCTGAATTTCGGCACGGCAAAAAGTTGGGATGGAACGCTTGTTCTTTCTTCCGCAAAAAATTCCTATGTGTCTTTCCCTAGTACTACGATCCGTGCAAATGTAATCTTTGAATCTCAGGCTTCTTACAATTTTATCACAGGCATTAATACTCTTGGCAGGTTAGAGGTGAAAGGGGATAAGGTTGATTTCATGAAGCACATCATCAAGGCTAAACCTCTTGTAGTTTCATCTTCGACAGTAAAGGCCACCGCAAAATCAGGATTCCTTAAGGCAACCCAGTCGGATGGTGGTGTTTATAAAGTGAATATTACTGTTGATAATCCTAAATGTCCAGGCGGTTCGGATGGTAAGGCTACGGTTACTTCGGTGGAGAATGGTACGGCTCCTTATAAGTATCAGTGGAAAGATGCAACCTATGTTGATATTCCAGGAGAAACATCTGCTTCGATTTCAGGTTTGTCTCAAGGCTTTTATATTGTTAAAATCACAGATTCAAGTACGCCGACTCCTAAGGTAGACTTGGTGAAGGTGGGCGTACAAGATCCTAATCCTTTAACATTTGATAACTTTACAGTGATTGAGCCAACCTGTAATGGTAGTTCTACAGGAATACTTAACTCAAGCTTAGTTGGGGGTACGCCTCAGTATACCTACTCTTTGGATAATGGAACGAATTTCACTACGGAAACTGTTCCAGGATTAGCAATTGCAGGATTGGCAGCAGGGACGTATAATCTAGTTATAAAGGATAAAAATTTATGCGTTTATAACTATCCCAACAATCCTATTGTAATAAACCAGCCTGACGCTATAAATATCACGACTTCAAAAACAGATGTTACTGGATGTTTTGGAAATAGCAATGGAACACTTACCATAACAGCAAGTGGGGGTACTGCTGCTAGTCCTTTGGAGTACTCTATAGATGGTGCTGCCTTTGGGATACAGTCTTCTTTTACTAACCTTTTAGCTAAAACATATACAGTTGCAGTTCGTCGTGCTAATGATCACAGCTGTGTGAGTACGGCTGATGTGATAATAAACCAACCAGCCCAACTCTCGGCTACTGTTGTGGCAAATCCCGTTTCTGGCTGTAGCGCAACTCCTGATGGGCAAATTATTATCTCTGCAGCAGCTGGAGGTTCTGGAGTATTTGAGTATTCTATTGATGGTGGTGGTAATTGGAGCACTTCTGGCTCTTTTACAGGGTTAACCGCGGCAACTTACAATGTTCAGATTCGCGATGCAAATAATCCAACCTGTATCAGAATTTTGGATGCTGCGCTTCAGGTTACTGCAAAACCCGAACTTACCGCTACGGTTTCTTCAACAAATGCAACATGTAAAGGCTCTAATAACGGATCTATCAACATTACGACCCCACAAGGAGGTTCTGGAGTCTACGAATATTCTATAACTGGCACTTGGGTCGCAAATGGGGCGTTTACTAATTTGGCTCCTGCAACTTATACCGTAAAGCTTAGGGATAAAAATAATCCTACTTGTTCAAAAACAATAGCAACCATAACTATAACTGAACCAGTAGGCTTAAGTGGAACTATAGCTAAGGTTGATGTAACAGGATGTAGTAATGCCAGCAATGGTAGCATTACTATAAATGCTGCCGCAGGTGGCTCCGGTCAGTATGAGTTTTCTATTGATGGAACAACCTGGGTTAGTACATCTTCGTTTACTAATCTTATTGCTAAAACATATGCGGTTTCTATGCGCGATAAGCAGGCTCCTGCATGTGTCAAACCATTGGGGAGTGTAACTCTTTTATCTCCAGCTCCACTTGTGTCTACATTTACAAAGGTTGATGTTACTGGATGTGCTGGTAATAATAATGGTAGCATTACCTTTACAGGAACTACTGGTGGCGGTGGTGTATACGACTTCTCCATTAATAATGGTGCTACTTGGCAGCAGAGTGGTTCGTTTCTTAGTTTAGTTGCAGGAAGTTACACACTGGTTGTTCGTGATAGGCTGGCTCCAACATGTACTGCTGCCGTAGGTTCAGCTAACATAATAGAACCCGTAACATTAGCGGCAACGGTAACGACTGGGAACATTGCTTGTGCTGGAACTTCTACAGGAACAATTACTGTCTCTGCTGCAACTGGAGGTTCTGGTACTTTCGAGTACTCGAAGGACAATGGGGCAACATGGCAGGCTAGTGGATCATTTACGAATCTTCCTGCAGCTACATATCAGGTTGTAATACGCGATGCTGGGAATAAGACATGTGCAAAAGTACTTGGAAGCTACACCATTTCTCAGGCCGCTGCAATAACTGCTACCGTAAGTGTTGTGAACGTTACAGGATGTTTTGGATCTCTTAATGGATCTCTTAATATTACTAATCCTCAGGGGGGAAGTGGTGGATATGAGTACTCTAAAGATAATACTACTTGGGTAACATCGGGCTCATTTACCAATCTTGCAGCAGGAAGCTACACCTTATATATAAGAGATGTGGCTAATAAAACTTGTTCAGTAAAGTTGGGGGATTATACGGTTACTCAACCGGCTAATATCAGTATAAACTCAGTTGTTCCAGTCGATCCTAAATGCTTTGGAGATAGTAATGGTTCTATTACTGTTAATGCGACAGGAGGTACGGCTCCGTTAACCTACTCTATAGGAGGGCTATTCCAATCCCAAAACTTATTTAGTAATCTTGCTGCAGGATCGTTTACGGTAACGGTAAAAGATAACGCAGGGTGTACAAAGCAGTCGGATGTAACGCTTAATGCTCCGCAAAAGATCGTTCCAACTGCTACGAAAACGGATGTAACTTGTGCAGGTCCTAATACTGGACAGATTGCAATAACCGGTGTAACGGGCGGAATTGCACCGTACCAATATTCCATTCAAGGAGGTGCTACAGGAACATATTTTTCTACTACTACTTTTTCTAACCTTGCAGCAGGAACTTATAATGTAAGGGTAAAAGATGCTAACGGTTGTGAGTCGGATATTATTTCGTTAGTAGTGAAAGGAGCTGTTACTCTCGATGCTGTCGCTGTGCCTGTTGATGTTCGTCCTTGTAATGGGGATAAGAGTGGTGCTATAAATTTAACCATTAATTCGGGAACTGCACCCTATCAGTATAATATTGGAGCTGGCAATAAACCTCTAGTGGGAACTTCAATAATAGGATTAGGAGCAGGGAACTATAATTTAACCATAACAGATGGAGCGGGATGTGTAAAGAATTTAGGTGTGGTTGTTATTAGTGAACCTTCACCTATTCAAATTACAGGTATAACACCAGCCAATGTAACCGGTTGTGCTACCACTCCGAACGGGAGCATATTTATTGCAGCAGGTGCAGGTGCCGATCAGCTTTCTTATTCCGTGGACAATGGCGTTACCTATGTTACCACTAACAATATTACCGGTTTAGGCGCTGGTACATATCATGTTAAGGTTAAAAATAATTACGGCTGTGTTGTCGATGGTGGAAGTGTGACAATAACTGCACCAAATCCTCTTACAATTGATCTTAATGCAACTACTGCTACCAATGTTAAGTGTAATGGAGATGCTACGGGTGCTATAGTTGTTGTTGCTACAGGTGGTACTGCACCGTTAACCTATTCAATAGGCGGAGCATACCAGGCGGACAATAAGTTCAATAGTTTACAAGCAAACACCTATACCGTAAGCGTAAAGGATAATTCTGGCTGTCTACAAACAGCTCCGGTTACGGTTACTCAGCCTAATCTAATCAAGCCTAACTTACAGGTCTTTAATGTTAGCTGTAATGGGCTAGCAGATGGGCGTATTTTGGTGGCCCCAACAGGTGGTGTACCTAACTATACGGTAACGCTGAATCCTACTGCTACTTTTGTAAGTGGGGCATTTAATGGTTTGACAGCCAATACTTACACCGTTACTGTAAAAGATGCAAATAACTGTCTGGTTACAGAGCAAGCATCTATTACTCAACCAGCCCCAATTAGTATAACATCAAATAAGTTTACTAATCCAACTTGTACTGCTGCAGGAACAATAACTGTGACTGCAACAGGAGGAACTAATCCTCTAAAATTTAGTTTGATGCAGGGCGGTGCTGCAATTGCAACTAATGCAACCGGTGCATTTACAAATGTTAGTGCAGGGTCTTATACTGTTGAGGTTACCGATGCAAATAACTGTACTAAAGCGGTAACTCCAGCGATGGCGCTAACTTCTCCGTCAACAATTAAGTTTAGCAATATTGCTGCATCTGCGATTACTTGTAATGGAGGAACTTCAAATATATCTCTAACAGTTTCCGGAATTGTAGGAACGCCAACAGTAACCTTCACAAAGGGTGGTGTTGCCGTAATTCCAGCACCAACGGTAACCAAGGTTGGTGCCGACTATACCGTTGCTGCAAATAATTTGACTGGAGGGGCATATATTATTACTGTTACAGATAGCAATGATCCTACCTGTTCACAAAGTCAATCGATTGATATTGTTGAGCCAACCGCATTAGTGCTGGGTGCTCCTACTGTTGTTCCTCCAACATCAGGTAATAATGGGAGTATCTCTATAATTGCTAGTGGTGGAACTCAACCATATACCTATACGCTGAACCCAGGAGGCGTAAATAACACAACAGGAATATTTAGCGGCTTAGCAGCAGGAGCGTATACTATTGCAGTTGCCGATAAGAATGGCTGTGCTGCAGCTCCTGTCAACGTTGTGCTTTCTAATCTTAGCGCTACGTTGGCTGTTAAAAATGTAAGTTGCTATGGCGCTAAGAATGGGGAGATAACGGTGGATATCCTTGGTGGTGTTGCCCCTTATTCTGTGAAGGTAACAGGGCCAAATAGTTATAATCAGACATTCGTAGTTGCAACCTTGCAACAGGTTGTAACAGGTTTAGATAAAGGTGCTTATTCTGTTGTTGTAACGGATAATAATGGGACCTCCGTTACGAAGACTGCAACTTTAACCGAACCCGCAGCGCTTACAATGGCTCTTCAAAATGGAACTGTAAGCCTATGTGCTGGTGCAACCACTGGTAAAATTGATGTTGCTATTAATGGAGGTACTGCTCCATATACAATTACGTGGGTTGGCGACAATGCAGGTACTCCTGTACTAGGAGGAACTCTTGTAGGTCAATCTATAACTGATTTGGTAGCGGCTCATTATGTAGTTACGGTTACAGATGCTAATGGGTGTGCCCAAACTGCCGAACATACAATTGCAGGAAATCCTGTTTTAAACTTGACTGTAACATCTACCAACCCTCAATGCGGGAATCCTACATCGGGAACTATTACGCTTACTGCAGCTGGAGGTAATGGTGTATATAGTTATACTAGTGATGGCGTTACATTTAATAATACTACAGGAGCTTATACAGGACTTACTGCTGGAACATATAAGGTTGCTGTAAAGGATGGTCTAGGTTGTCAATCTTCTACACAAGATGTTACGCTCACTGCTCCAACAGCCATAAATATAGTGTCGGTTGATAAAACGGATACCAAGTGCTCCATTGGAGGTACTGTAACCGTAGTAGCTGCTGGAGGTAGTGGTGTGCTAACCTATAAGTTGCTTCGTGCAGGCAGCAAAGTTCTAGTTACTTCAAATACAACCGGACAGTTTGTTGATGTTGCTCTTGGAAATTATATAGTTGAAGTTACCGATGGTGGAACATGCCCTGCTACTTGGCCAAATACCATTTCAATTGTAAGCGGTGGAGGAACAACCAATATAAAGGTTATAACCTACACGGTAAATAATATTAAGTGCTTTGGCGATAAGGGAAGCGCATCAATTTCTGTTACGGGTGTTCAAGGAACGCTTTCGTGCGTCTTTGTTGATAGAAAAACGGGCATTACCCTTACCGAGGGTGTTGATTACTTATTTAAGGCTACAGCAGGAGCTAATCCTGGGGATTATCTCATTGAAGTAAGTGGCTTTAATGCGGGAAGCTACAATATGTTTATCAGCGATGATAACGCCTGTCCTCAGAAGTTCCCATTTGGAATTTCTGCCCCAACCAAGCTCGTGTTTGATTCGTTGACTAAGGTGGATCCAGCATCTAAGACTTCTGCTAATGGCTCTATTACCGCTGTGGTCTCAGGTGGGATGGCGCTTTATACCTATTCGCTCGAAGGAACCGCCATTAAGAACACTACGGGAATCTTTACTGGTCTTAACCCAGGTAAGTATAGAGTAGTGGTAGAGGATAAGAATCACTGTTTAGCAACAAGCGATGAAATTGAATTAGTTGCTTTGTCCAACCTAAATATCGATGATATTATTATCACCAGTCCTAAGTGTCATGCCGAAACAAATGGTTCGATAGATATTTACGCTTCGGGAGGAACTGGTGCAATGAAGTATTCTATTGATGGTGGAGCAACCTTCCAGAATGAGCAACTCTTTAGCAATTTGAAGGCGGGTGTTTATGAAGTGGTTGTAGAAGATGCTGCTGGTGTACGAGTTACTCAGCAGGTGACTCTTGCCGATCCTGATCCTATTGTTGTAAAGGTTGTGAGGATTAAGACACCATCTGCCGATGGGGCAACAGATGGAAGTATTGTTGTTATTGCAACAGGGGGAACAGGCTTATATTCCTACTCCTTAGTAAACGAAAATACAGGTCAGGAACTTTCTAATGCAACAACAGGAAGCGTGGAGGTGAATTTCAACAAGCTTCCTAGTGGAACCTATCGTATTATAGCTACTGATGAAAATGGCTGTATTGGAGAGGTGGGGCCAATTGCACTAGAGGAACTCTCGCTAGATGTCACAGTAACAGATGTAGCTTGTAATAATGCAGCTCTTGGTAAACTCGATATCTCTGTTGTAGGCGGTGTTGGGCCATTTAAGCTGACCTGGCAGCCTAAGGGTGGAGAACTTAAAGGTCCTTTCGATCTTGCCGAAAGAACTTATGCTATTCCAGACCTAGCTGCGGGTGATTATGTGCTATCGATTTCTGATGCTACTAATTCGGTTTACACAACAACGATAACCGTAAAGAGCCCTGTAACAGCGGCGGTAAGGGTAACAAAGGTTCCTTTAAATAAGGAAGATGCAACAGGCGAAATTTCGGTAACTCCATCTGGAGGTTCTGGAACCTATAAGGTTACTCTTACGAGTGTTGAAACCGGAACAGAGTATGCTGGAGTAGGAGCATCACCAGTGCTATTTAGTAAGCTATTGTTGGGTTCTTATAAGGTTGTAGTTACCGACGTCCTAAATGGCTGTACTTACGAAGAAACAGTTGTTATAGGTACATTAGGTGTCGAAGCAAAAGGCATTAGCGGTAACTGTAACAATCCAAAAGGCTCAATCGAAGTTACCGTGACAGGAGGTGTTAAACCGTACACGGTAACCTATACCCGTAAAGGGGATGTCGCTCAGCTAGGGATGGACCTAGATGCTGATTTGGATGGTAAGGTTGTCTTTGCCGATGTGGATCCTGGCGATTATACTGTAAAGGTGGTAGATGCCAGCAATGTAGAACGTACGATTGATGTAACCGTTTCTGCATACACAGCACCAACAATATCACTAGTCGCAAAGTGCTTCATGAACAACGATTACTACATTGAAATTGCGGTGCCTGAAGGGCTTAAGGATTATACAGTGAAGTGTACAGATGCTGATGGAGTAGAGTATAACTCTTACGATCCTGTTACGCATCGTATTACCAAACTGCAACCCAATAAGACATACTCGATTAGAGTGATTGATGCTGTTGGTTGTGCTTCGGATGTGCTAACCGTTGAGATTGCTACTTTGCCCGAAATGAAGGTTGAAGATCCTTCTATTGCCAATGTGCTTTGTCATGGAGGTGCTACCGGGAAAGTAGAACTTAAGGCTACAGGCGGAACGGAACCTTTAAAGTACAGCCTGACGCTTGCCGACAATCTTGCTGCCGAAACCTTCCAGGATTCTCCAGTATTTGATGGGCTGCTTGCCGGAAAGTATGTGGCTCGAACCGTAGATGCTGCTGGATGCTACTTTAAAGCCGAGGTGGAGATTTCTCAGCCTACAGAATTGGTGTTTGCGTTGGATGCAGGAAATAGCAGTACAAGCCTTTGGTGTGCTGCTAATGCAGAAGGTAAGCTTGCCTTTAATGTGGCCGACGCATCGCCGGGCTACACCATATCGCTTTACGATGCCGGAAATAACTTGGTTGGTGAACCAAAGAATTTGGATGCTGCAGGTAATGGCGCTTTCGAGGCTTTAAGGGTAGGAAACTACAAGTTGGTAGCTATTGATAAAAATGGCTGTGAAAAGGCGGTAGAACAAGCAATAGATGGGAAACACATCGTGGTTGATTATTCTACATCACCTTCGGAGTGCCGTAGATTTGTAAATCCAGATGATGCAAAAACTTCGGGTGGCGTATTCACGCTAAAGTCTATTAGTGGAGAATTTGATGCTGCTTCTACCTACTACTTTAAAAAGGGTGCTAACCTGCTTTCTGAACCGGTAGAGCCAACAGCAATGCCAGGTCAAGACGGCTACTATACCTTTGAGGCAGGGAAACCTCGGACTATTTCTCAGCTTCAGGGTGTTGGCTATTCGATTTTTGTTAAGGTTGTTGATCCTCTAAAGGGGACTTGTGAAGAGGAGGTTCCATTTAAGGTTGGGGTTAAGCCGCAGAACGATTTTACAGCCATTGCCGATCCCGATAAGACTGTTTGTATTAATACTACTCTCGATTTTAATGCTCAAATAAAGGGCAATACCGACGAGAGCAAGTACGAGTTCGAAAATGGCGTAATCAAGCAGGATAACAACTTCAATCCCGTTCCTAAAAGGTATTTTGGCGAATGGACGAATGTTGAAAATTCTAAGCTGGACGTTGAGTATACGGATGGCGTACTGACTGGATTTACGAAAGCAGAGAAACTTTCGCCGGATAAGGTGATGACAAAAGCCCCTTATAAGCTTCTTCATCCTTACATCTTTAGGGTAATCTCGCACGATAATCGCTGCTACGATGTCGATACTGCTAAGGTTTCGGTTCATCCATACTCGAGTCCATACTTCTCTGGACCACTTGTTAAGGAGGTCGAAGGTGTTGGCTACTTTATGCGAATGCCGTATGGCGCTACGCAAAGCTTGCAGCTTAAGTATGGTGCATCTGGATTCTCACCAGCACTTGTGTGGAATCCTGCAGAGTCTGAGTGGTTGGACGTTGACGCTGATGATAATACAAAAATTACCATTAACGATAAGTTTGGAGAAGAGGCGAGCCTGATTGCGACAGTAAGCTATAAGGTTAACGAAACCGAAACCTGCGAAGAGTATGCAGGTTTAAAGATAGTGCCAATGAGTACTATCTATCCTCCTAATGCCTTTACTCCTAATGGCGATGGATATAACGATACCTGGAGGGTGATATACGACGAAGAGATGGTTGAGTATCCTAACCTTGAGGTTGAAATATACAACCGCTGGGGATCGCTGGTTTACCATTCTAAACCATATAAGAACGATTGGAACGGCAAGCATAATGGAAAGGACCTACCCGTGGGAACCTACTACTACGTAATCAAGCTGCATAAGGGTAAGCTGCCTAATATCAGCGGATCCGTATCAATCATACGCTAA
- a CDS encoding ABC transporter permease — protein MQLPLFFARRYLFSKKKHSSINIMSMISLVGVAVGAMALVVILSVYNGFDSYVRSLYSTFDPELKITPAEGKFFKYDEALKAKLMAVDGVETVSRTLEENALVKYASKQQIVTIRGVDDSYSRVVGIDSMMAAGSFVLKHGDLNQASVGAMIAQSLGVGVNFMDPLFLYLPNRSATSMDSPDAFMEEYVFPTSVFQTNLEYDMKYVIVPIRLLDAAYGFSNEASALEIKIRKGADLSSVYGRVKDALGNKFVVKDRFMQNEVLFRIMKSEKWIIYMILSLILIIASFNIIGSLSMLMLDKQEDVFVLRSLGASSKLIERIFLLEGWLISIFGASIGVVLGLAIALIQKYYKIVKLSTDGAFVLDAYPVKIEFVDMLSVFFTVVLIGYFAARYPVSTLKKQLA, from the coding sequence ATGCAGCTGCCGCTCTTTTTTGCCCGACGATACCTCTTCTCCAAGAAGAAGCACTCCTCCATCAACATCATGTCGATGATTAGCCTCGTGGGAGTCGCCGTAGGTGCAATGGCGCTGGTTGTAATTCTTTCGGTTTATAACGGGTTCGACAGCTACGTTCGCTCACTATACAGCACCTTCGATCCCGAGCTAAAGATCACCCCTGCTGAGGGCAAGTTCTTTAAGTACGACGAAGCCCTAAAGGCTAAGCTAATGGCTGTAGACGGCGTCGAAACCGTTAGCCGTACCCTCGAGGAGAATGCCTTGGTGAAGTATGCCAGCAAGCAGCAGATTGTAACCATTAGAGGTGTCGACGATAGCTACTCTAGGGTTGTAGGCATCGATTCTATGATGGCTGCTGGAAGCTTCGTATTAAAACATGGCGATTTAAATCAGGCCTCGGTAGGTGCCATGATAGCCCAGTCGCTAGGAGTAGGGGTAAACTTCATGGACCCATTGTTCCTTTATCTACCCAACCGATCGGCAACCAGCATGGACTCTCCCGACGCATTTATGGAAGAGTATGTTTTTCCCACATCCGTTTTTCAGACAAACCTAGAGTACGATATGAAGTACGTGATTGTGCCCATTCGTTTGCTTGATGCTGCATATGGTTTCTCTAATGAGGCTTCTGCTTTGGAAATCAAAATAAGAAAGGGTGCCGACCTCTCGAGCGTATATGGTAGGGTGAAAGATGCGTTAGGAAACAAGTTTGTTGTTAAGGATCGTTTCATGCAGAACGAGGTGCTCTTTCGAATAATGAAATCGGAAAAGTGGATTATCTACATGATTTTGTCGCTGATTCTTATTATCGCCTCGTTTAATATTATTGGTTCGTTATCAATGCTTATGCTCGATAAGCAGGAGGATGTCTTTGTGCTTCGTTCGTTAGGGGCTTCTTCAAAGTTAATTGAGCGCATTTTCTTGCTTGAAGGTTGGCTGATATCCATATTTGGGGCCTCCATTGGCGTCGTGTTAGGGCTAGCTATTGCTCTTATCCAGAAGTACTATAAAATTGTTAAGCTATCAACCGACGGTGCTTTCGTTTTGGATGCTTATCCGGTAAAAATAGAGTTTGTTGATATGCTATCCGTATTCTTTACGGTTGTTCTTATAGGGTACTTTGCTGCTCGTTATCCTGTTTCTACGTTAAAGAAGCAGCTAGCTTAG